The DNA sequence aaacaaacaaaatccaaattCTTAGAAGTGAGCCAGAGTTCACTGTTTCAAACCCTGGTGTGTAATACTGCTTTTATGCAGCAGATTGGATTCCTGAATGTTAGAAAACTTGTTACACATGGGGTATAATCTTGCACGTCAGTTAGTGCTTAGgtatatacattttaatttaacttttttcattgttgtaCTCATGTTCTTTCATATACTTGTGTAGGAATATGTAATTATATTAAATGTATAATTCTGTTGCTATGGAACGTAACTTTTtgactttaaaagcaaattgcATAGTTCTTAGTTTGTATGAAATTCAATAGAAATCTGTAACTTCTTTATCTTTAACTTTTAGGGTTGGTAGCTTATGTCGATCTTGATGAAAGAGCAATTGATGCTCTTAGGGAATTTAATGAAGAAGGAGCCCTCTCTGTATTACAGCAGTTTAAAGAAAGTGACCTGTCGCATGTACAGGTAAGGTGAGAGCTCCAGGAGTGTGAGCATATAAGTATAAATAGTGTTCTGGCACTATTGGCAGGAGGGTTGTAACTTAGAAATTTATTGATGTTGCTGTATTCTGACATTTCAAACCAGAATCACGAGCCTGTTAAAAATTGCCTTAAATGTGCAGGTATTTGAGTGCAAAGCAAAAGCTCCCAGATAATAAAAATGAGCGTGTGCTATTgagaaaataaggtaaaaacACTACCTGGAATCTGATGATTTTTTCAGTCTGACAAGTTTGTTCAATTAATTGTTATATTTTCCTAAAGGATTCTTTTGGCATTTTGTTTGTTGCATTGGCTTGATATAGTGACCTCACGGTTTGGAGTGTAAGATTCGGTGGATTCCCGAGGCTTTTCATACGCACAAttgaattattttgtaaattGTATCTACAGAacaaaagtgcatttttatgTGGAGTTATGAAGACCTACAGGCAAAGAGAGAAACAAGGCAGCAAAGTACAGGAATCAACGAAGGGACCAGATGAAGCAAAGATTAAGGTaacatttagaaaatactgATTATTCTGTACTACCTGATACATTGCCTGTACACAGACTGAAGTAATTTTGGATGTACTTAAAAAGCATCAATACTACCTGGATAAGTATATTCACACTTGGCTTTAAAGAAACGTATGCATGATAGAGCTTCAAAAGAGAGAGTGCTTGTTTGAAGTGCAGATCTTCCTGACTACACAATTGCCAAAATGCAGGCAAGTGATGTTATGTAAGGTCTGTGAAAACACCGATATCTATTTAAGAATTGTCTCAGTTGTCCTTTTATGTTAAAGTTTTTATGCGCTCATACAATTACTTTGAAACTGATTGGACATTTCAACAAGGTATTAGTATATTAAGAAACCCTTCTGTTGTGCAAAAACCTAAGTACAGAGTGAGTGAAAAGAATTTCCTCGTGTTCTGGAGTTCTTGGGGTCCTAcgtataaaatggaaaataagggaaaagaaaaacaagttcttTCCAGTGACCTTGTAGTATAAAACAAATGTTGCTGTttgtggtggtgtgttttttttaaaccctaaaaataacagggtttttttgtacgTTCTGTCTGTTCATATATACCTTATCAAATGTGGCAGGGAGCAGATAAGGAAATGCTTATCTTAGGACATTTCtttattctgtatattttaacCCACTATCTCACCCCCTCCATAACTAATGTGACAATCTTTTTTCAGGCTTTGCTAGAGAGGACTGGTTACACTTTGGATGTAACTACAGGACAGAGGAAATATGGAGGCCCTCCTCCAGATACTGTATATTCTGGTGTTCAGCCTGGTATTGGAACAGAGGTTAGTATATACAGACTAATctgttattttttacatttgtgcaaactgagaaataagaaatactggaaaatattattacaaGTGAAAGTTTAAAGTATTGTAGAGGAAAGCATTCTTCTATGTTTTTGTGTGTCTTAATCAGTCTTTCTTACTCCTCAGTGTTCTGCAAAAGACGGGATAATAGGTTAAGGGGGGGAAAAGCAGGTGGAATATACTAGGAAAGGCTATGTAAAATTTCTTAAAACATAGATCATTAAGTTGCCAGACTTCATGGTCCACCCTAAAGCTTATGATCCATTGCATAAAAAGTGACCGATGTAGGTATTAGCTGTACAGATATGTAAAAGCGTGACTCAAAGGTATTTGACTGTGTTTGTAACATAAATGGAATTTAAGCGACAGTAGCAAGGTTTATTTCATGCAGTGTTCTGAAAGTGAAAGAGACTTGGGTGTTGTATAGAGACTCGCATACAAGGTTTTGAAGAGGACAACTGAGATGAGTAATTATTAAGGaattgtttatttgcttttgtttcaattGATATGAAAACATCCTTGACTGGAGATTATtgtggcacttttttttttccccacaatgaggtgggtgttttggtttgtggtgggttttttgtgtgtttttttttgttttgttttgttttagttttttttttcggTTGGTTGTTCCCCCCCTTAAGCTTTTGAGAACCACTTCTCTTGTCCTCGATAGTTCTGGTTATATAGGAGTGTGAATGCCTTCCTTCTAATATTGTGggtaaaaatatgaaaaaaaacacaagatgtATCCATTTGGATTGTGGCAATTAATCTTTTGTGTTTGAGACTTATATAAACAATATTGAAGCTCTCATAGCTTGTGCCAGCTCAGGTATGTTGATGCCAGAACTGTCACTGATGTCAGTAATGGCAAACCTCTGGTTTTTAAGGATACCCAAGTACTATTACTGATTTCAAGAAGATACATCTTGGGGCAAAAAAGTCTACCTAGTATGTATCAGATCTTTctactgtaaatatttgtacACAAActaatttgtgtttttaaaacatgaagtgGAATTCATTAGGTGTTAACTGTAGCTTTAACTCTCTTTCAATATGTACTTGAACATTTTACAGTAAAACTAAAGTattgataaataattttatggATGTTCAGCATGTTGAACATTCACAAAATGTCACAATGAACACTGTGCTGAAAGGATGATGTGGGTGAAGCTGTccaatgtattttttcaagTGGGTGGGCTTTAAGAGCAGCTGGAACTTTTTGGaatgtgattctgtaataaagaTCAAGTAGTTACAGCTGTGCGGAAGCttggaggagaaaataattgcAATAGGATTTGATATTAAACTTGAGTATTCGTTTTATTTAAAGGACTTGCTGTTCCAGTGTAAAGCATTTTGCTTATAGTGAGGTTACACGATATTGATACTTGGAGACGTTTATGGGAGTGTTTATTGGATGAGAACAGAAGCAATTATTTGGGTGTTTCTTTCTCTCCGTGCACTGGCTTTATCATTTGTATCTGCAAACATTGATAACTGCTTATCCTCGAGGGGCTTGTACAGTGCTcctttgttttgcttaaaatttcaaagatcttttttctctgctttttcttaccTCCTGTTACACCAGCTGTTCttaaagatgatcagagggattTTAAAgattcccccccccgccaaaggACAAAGTCTAGTCAGTAAGCACATCGGGAAATTGAAGGTCATGATTGAACCCATGCATCTTGCTAGCAAGCTATGAGCAAACTTCAGCTTGGTTACAAAAATACTTGAGCTGTGTATTTCCTCACTTACCTATTCTGCAAGGTTTTGGTCCCTCGCAGGTTGTTTTGTAGTTTATTCTGAACACTTTGAATACTCTCAATCACACTGTTGTGACTAGTCTTTGATACAGGAATTCTTTTGGAGACTCTTCTATGAACGACCAGATTAGATTTAAGAAAATGGTCAAATTCTTGCatgccttttattttatagaTCATTTTTTGCATCCTTTGAGATGCTGAAGCTTTTATGTATACTATCAACAAGATGCTTAGAAGCATCACAGGATGATTTCTAAAGGGAATATTTATAttccatgaagaaaaataaattcctggGCAAGGGGAAATAATTAGAATGGGTCCTTGAGCTGAAAGATAGTAACTGTTGATTTGCATAGCTTATCAGGCTCTGCTTAGCTATGCTTGCTTTGTGCTAATTGTAGTTTACCATTTTGCTAAAGTGTATATGCAAGCagtgctgaaaaaataattttttttgtattcttaaattcaatttttttacaCAAAACTACTTTAAGTTGTCTTACTGTGGCTTAAAATAAGCCAGTTTTGGCAACATTGGAGGATGCATAGACAGTAGTAACTTCTACATAGCAATTTCAGGAACTTTTGAAATTAAGTGCAGACaagacaaggaaagaaaatgttataaatatttcattagatTCAGTCACAACAAGGAGGAGTTTGTTTAAGTGTATAAGGAACAAAAGGAATTTTAGTCATAAGTCCACTACTAGTCAGGGGTGATGAAGCTTTCATGCAAACAAGGCAAGCATTCAGTGTTTCAGTTGGCTAATGCTGGATGGTAAATCCAACATCGTATCTGTGGTGCCTGCATTTGTGGGGAATAAGTAGTGAGGCTGAGCTGTATTTGCTGAACAAGTTAAAATACGTATTTTTCATTCCTGATCTTCGGTCTGCTGACTGAGGAGCTTTCAGTTGTTAAATTCAGGAAAACTAAAGGtttgttacaattttttttttttttttttttttgtctgtagaggagggtaaaaaaaaaatctgacatcCATATTGTCTGTCCAGACTAATGTTACACCAAAAATTAAGGAGATAACTAATGTGGTACTTGATTTCCATCCTTCACCTTTTGGTATAAAAGAATATAATCCCACTTAAGGTGTGATTTGAAGAACAGGAGGCTTTGTTTGTAACTGTAATATACCAGCCCTTTACCCACTATAACAAGGATAGAGGGAAAGCACTTTTCAAAATTAGGGTAGTGCAGCCAGCATGAAGAGGGTAATTGACTTAAGTCTGTACTGGTTGCTGGATTGGTTTCAGTTTTATTGAGGTGTCTCCAGGTAAAGTCAGTCCTACTCCTAGACTTTTGAGAGACTTCTATTTCAGAGTTTTTCAGTgatgtgaaataaaaactggaaaattctGTAAATAGATTATTTGCCCATAATGTGCTAAGATGATGTGCAAGATTAGATATCTATATAACAGACTGTATAAAATGGAGAATTGCTACATGTccttttcagagctgaaatttATTGGATAAGTGTATGATAACGGCATTCAAAGATTGTttatcaaaaaagcaaaattacttttagCTCTGTGAATGGTAAGTTGGTATTGCATCTGCTCCTCTGGTCAGAATTTGTAACAGAGTCAGAGAAGGTTGTGAGGCTAACTTGCAATCTGGAGACTGTTATGTTACTGGAGATGTTGGGGCAATTTAAACTGCTTTTCTCCATAATAAATTGAATGGGAAGAATCAGATACTGTAATAACTAACGTAAGAAGCAATTGTATAATAAACTCAGTAGGAGTTGAACTAGACAAAGCTTGTGCTGGATTTAGTACACAAATGGAATGTTGCTTTTGTACTGGAAGAACTGGGGGGTACAAATGTTTTTGCAGTCtgccagaattttttttccacttccatatttgtttttttaatgaagattgTAGATTCAGATGAGGTGAAGCAGTCATGCGGCCTACATTAATTAGCACTTAAATCTGACATTTAGGAAAAATTGACTGCAAAGCACACGAAGAACACTATTAAAAGGAGAGAGGTTTTGAAGAAGCTCTTGCAAAGCTGCAGTACACTTCTGTTAGCTTGTGATGACAACAGAAGAGGCTCAGTTGTTGAAATAACTGAAGGACTCATCATCTAGAGTGCAGAAGTGGATTGCACCCCTCAATAATGCTCTGTAAAGTTGTTCAGGAAACGGAAATAGAATTTTTTCCTAGTTAAGACTTTTCATAATTAATCTTGTAAAACAGTAATAAGGAAGAAGTGGAGTACTTTGTATGGGTCCTTTAGGAAGCAAAACGGGAAAAAGTGAGTCTGATGGTCAGTGATTCCAACAAAGGCCCAGAAGTGATGCACTTGCATCCTACAAGAGCTCTTATATTGTTTCACTGATAATGCCAGTTTCCAAAGTTTTTCCACCATGCTCTTCTTGTAGAAcgaaaaaatgaaacaagacgTCTGATATTTGTATTCTTTGGTATTGTAGCAACTTTATTCAAGCTTATCAACATACCCACAAAAAAGTTATTGCAGATGTTTCTTCTGACCCTTGCAAGGTGTTCACATGGTGTTTGTCATGTCTAGTGTTGATCTTGCAGTTAATTAACGTAGTAAGTTTACAGGCTCAAAGCAAATTCACTTACATGTGAATTGCTCCCACAGAGTTATCTAGTCCTTCCATTATAAATGGAAATTGCCCTACAATATAGGTCAGATATGAATGTATTCAAATTAAATCCTTAATTCCGTTTCTCATACTAGCTCCTAGAGTGTATTACCTGAACTGAACTGAACTGAGTATCAGTCTTGTGGAATTGTTGGTGGTTTAAAGTTTGTAGAGAGTGAGCTGAAGAGactggaaagaaaggaggaaacagaAGCTTTCAGGATGGTAAATCTTCGGTAAATAGCTGGAAAAGTGGACTTTGTATTTGgattagggttttttctttttctcaactCTTCTGGGTTGAGAAAGGTGTCACCTTTTGGTTTCTGCATCGGAAATGAAGAATTTAATGTGGACTTTTTACATTTAACTGACTTAAAAACAGTTACAGTTTGCAGAGAGTTCAATTGACAGTTTCACTGTCTTAGTAGCAAGTTTGAATTCCTGTCTTGTGCATTTCTATGATGgtatcaggttttttttgtctttaaaaactgtGCATGGGTTTTGGAATTAAATGTTCTAGGTGTAATGACAATGGAAACACCTACCTGTAGGGCTTTCTCAGCTTTTCAGAGAGACGGACGGGAAAGCTTGTTGGCTCTGTAGGATAAATccattcccttttttccccagtagcAAATAAATCACGGTCAGTTGGCATTCACACTGACCTGAGAGAGGCTAAGCTAGGTAAAAGAAATGTTCTGGAAGCTGAATTTTAGGAATATCTGTATAACATAAAGATACATCTACAGGTTCTAGCTTTCCTttggaggaaaataatttatgttccgcattttttaaatcagagtCATCACGCTCTCCTCGTGGGTTTTTTCATATCAATGCTTACATGGGCATTCTGAGTGTCTTTATTTTTGGAATTTTCTGCTAAGCCTTCAGTACAAGATATGACTATGGCAAGGCCTCACCTGGATGGAAAAGGTTGACTCCTCCTAGCTTTTTTACTACAAAAAAATttgaagttaaaataaatagaatttgaTCTTAATGGGTGTTTGGAATGTTTTGCTTGTATTAGCAATTCAGAGATTTTGAGAATTCAGAGAGCTGCAGTGATTAAACAATTTGCGGGGGTGGGGAAGCTTTCTAGGGAGACCTCAGCTGAAGAGATTAAACTCCTTAACAAAACTTTACCAAAGTTTGTTGTTATTGCTCTGTGTAAGGAACAAAAACATGAGGACTGTAGATTTTATCAGACAGATATTAAAACATTGTTTCTGgaagctgaaataaatacagaCTAGAAATAAGATTTACAGTATATATTAAAAGTGGAAAGTGTGCATTGAGCAATTTAAGGTTTtttgtagattatttttttgcCCTGTCTCAGTAGCTTTCTAATGAAGATTGAGTTACAGAATGATTTGAAAATAGTTCATGAGCAAGGAAGTGCTTGGCCTGCTTTAATATAGGAAACCCAACTAGGTAGTCTGTAAGGTCTTTGGTTTTTATTGCCAAAATTACAACCAGGTAAGAACCATTTACCTCTTCAGTAGTGGAAATTTACAGCCTCTTCAATACAAATAACAAACCAGGTTTTGCATATGTAAAACCTAGTACTACCAGTGGGAGATTTAGGAGACTTAGTAGGACGTACAGTAATGTTGGCTGCAGTGATGGCTACAGCGTTTCTGCTGTGATGGTTTATGCTGCAATGTACTTCTTTTCCCAGGaactttcaaatattaaaagtaaGTTTGGATTTCtgaaaaagctttgttttaagTGTCCTCTTCCTCCTTAGGTTTTTGTTGGTAAGATTCCCCGAGACTTGTATGAAGATGAATTGGTACCACTCTTTGAGAAAGCTGGTCCAATTTGGGATCTGCGCCTCATGATGGATCCTCTTTCTGGTCAAAACAGAGGTTACGCTTTCATTACCTTTTGTAGTAAAGATGCAGCACAGGAAGCAGTCAAACTGGTGAGTAACTTATTTTCAGACTGGACAAGATAATGTAAACAGCAAGCATGCTGGTAATCTCTTAGGTAATGAAGTCTTTGAAGTGTTTTCTTAAAGCATCCATTGACAGActcaaaattttactttcttaaaaattGCCTCCTGATTTGATttagtatataaaaataatgttccaGTTTTAGGACTGTAGCTGCTATAGCCTACTGCAGTCTGCTGGAGTACTTGGGTTATTATAGTAAGAGCTTACTTGATTACAActggaaaatatattctttaagcTTCACTGTGTTTTAAGTTTTATCACCCTTCCTACTATAAAGAGCTAATTAGAGATGCTTGCttttggtgctgctgctgtggaggagGTCTCTGACTTGGTTCTCCTTATGGTTCACAGTGGCCTTTAGTTCTTTCCAATGGCAGTCATGCAGTCAGCTCACTACATGGAAAGCTGACTTGGCCTGCATCTGGATGGTTTGGCAAAGGCCACAGAGCAATCCCTAGAGAGTTAAAATGAGACACAGCAGTCAGAGTGGGGCCCTGGTTCATTTGGCCTTGCCTCTGCCTGAGGGGAGGAAGTAGAACTAGGCAGATCAATGCGTATCTCCCAAGGTTTTGGATGTGGCTGCAAAATACTTCTTgtgctttgaaacaaaacaggTGAAATGCTTTATCTCATTTGCCTTAGCAGAATTCAGCTGATCCTGTATGaagaagaggggggaaaaaacctaaaTGTCTAGTTAAGCTGGGGGGGGGAAACCCAAAACCTAGAGAAACTTAAGAAGTGATTCTGTTGCATTGTAAGGGCTTCAGAAGGAGTCATTGCCTCTAAATGTTCCAGTGCTTGTTCactcaaatattttcctgtattcAGAAATAGTTGCAGTTGTTATGTTGGAACTTCCAGGACTGGGGACTGCATGTCCCTGCTtaggctgtttttcttttctagaacCTACTTGCATGTTTCCTGAAAGAAATGCACAGAGTATGTTTTTGCAATTGATTGCTTCTGGGTTTCAGTGTTTCAAGTTGGTGTGTATGAGTTGCTGTCACTTGTGaaggaaaaattgttttgaaaaatttttctttttttgaccaAGTTGAAGGTGCTCAAGAGTTGTTCCGTTAAATTTTTACTGATTGAGGGAGGTGAAAGGGATGATGCTGAAGTGACAGGAGATGGAGCAAGCGATGTGCCACTGATGGAACACTGGCCTCCATACCCTGGATATTGCACCAAATAAGTGAATTTGGCCAGGCTTGTATTTAggtgaaatattttccacagactagtgggggaaaggaaaatgggGCTAAATTTTGGAGCTAATTAAACCTTGATAGCAAAGTGAggttctttcagaaaataaacttgaaaTTTTGAAGTCTTGGTTTCTCTGTACCAGGTGGGCCTTCTGCTTGTGTTTGCAGGTACCAGTGGGAATGGGATTGACTGTAAGTAAAATGACTTTGTGAGATAAGATAgaatttgaaaagcagattcaGATTAAATTCATGACACTGGAACACAAAGTTTTACTGTGTTATGAATCACTGTTGTATGTGAAGcaaaattctgaaatgtttttgtcttcCTTAAAGTGATGTTGTGTGACAGCCTGTGGTACCTTAACATTGTTCTAGTTCTTGAATATCAAGAAGGTTACTGAAGGTATTGCTCTGCCGTCTGTATGGCTGTGTCTCAGCTAGCgtaaaagcagctgaaaacttgcttttaaaGAATTGGATGAGACTTTGGGAAGGTGGGTGATGATTGAACATCCGTCCTCCTAGGTTGTGTTTGAAAATCCTACCTAAAACAAAGATGATATCTATCTTGAATtcttatataatttttttttaaaggttgaACTGTTGTACCTTTAAAGAGCTATTGGGAGTCTTGCTGTTCAGAGTAATCCAGCTGTGGGTACAAGCATGAAGCAGTGGgccaaattttttttaatgggaagtTTTAAAACTTAACAGTAAAATTTATAGAGTCTTAGCATTTACAAGGTCCAAAAAATCCCTGCTGTGGGGAACAAGGTTACACGCTGATTTAGGCTTTTGAGTATCTCGCAGCAAATATGCTCAGTGTTTAAAAGCTGTCACAGTAAAGTGGAAGAACTCATATTATCTATAATGCTATGTACTTGCTTATtaataacagcagcaataacTGACATGGAATCTCAGCACAGGAAGCAGCCACCAGTTATCTAGAAAGATCTTTCAAGTCTGAGATGAACAGTAGGTGAATGAGTTTACCCCATGCAATTCGTATCTGTTACGTGTTGTGCCTTGTACATCAGTTTCTTTGTAGCTTTCCATTCAGCAGAACTTCCAAAGTTTCTATGGAAAACCTAAACTCGGCAATGTTCTTCCAAGTGAATGCTGCCCCAGATACTGTGGTTCTAGTAATTCTCTTGCAATGTGAATTCAATATGCTATAGATCATGAAGAAAATAGCTGATTTTAGGATTTTGGGGATCTTTTTATCCGCATTATTGTGGATAAAGCAAATGAATGGCTTCTTATTTTCTCAGTGTGACAACTATGAAATCCGTCCTGGGAAGCACCTTGGAGTATGCATCTCCGTGGCAAACAACAGGTTATTTGTTGGGTCAATTCCAAAGAACAAGACTAAGGAAAACATATTGGAAGAGTTCAGTAAAGTCACAGGTAAGACCTTCTTAGCAAGGTTTTCACACTGATCCCAAAATACTGTTCATCTCTCTGTTTTGTAGGTCTAGTTATTTGACAGATGTGTTCAGCTGTCATTTAAAGTATTTCCAAGTCAGATTCCAAGTTTGTTTCTGGTAGAAATTTTGTATCTCAAATATACTTTATGGTGGAGTGTAAAGGGACTAGTGTCTGTGTTACTGATTGTTAAATTAATTGTGTTGTAGGTTTACAATTTGAGATGGAAACAGCACAAGTGAACTTGGGAAAAAAGTGAGGTTCCTAATTCTGTTACATGTTCTAGCTTCCTGTTGAAGGCTCTGCATTTGTAACTGGGTCTGCAGTAGATTCTGCTTTCACAACTGAGAAGTTTTTGGGGAGCCTTAAACAAATGTATTGTTGCAGAATGATGGGGAGAAGGGAATGCTAAGTCAGTTTAGAGGCAATGTTATTGCAGAAATAGTTAATGACAGATTAATTTCTGCCCAAGTTCTTCAGTGTTGTTCTCCAGTATATGCAGCaagtaggaagaaaagaagtcaGCTTGTCACTGGAAGCTTCTGCTTTAAATAAGAGACTGAGGTCTTGAACCCCTGCTCTCCTTCCTGTAGGAGAGCTTTAACCTATTGCTTTTTTTATAGAATTGCTATTTATAAGTACTTCAGGAAAGTGGTGAAAAGAGAAGGTGAATATTCATTTAGTTATCTCCTCTTTTTGGAGAGATGTGGAAGAAGTTCTTTCCAGCTTCCCCAGGTGGCAGGGGAGATGCCACGTATTAATGCTGACTGCTTTTCATAAATGTAAAATCggtaaaactgagaaaacttACACTGTGTGACCTGTTCAGGTTGATGTTTTGCAGGGCATAATTGTGAGGTAAGTTTGTTCTGGAGAATTTCACCTGCTAGGTGACCTGTTTCTGGGTAAATAGGATGGATATCtggtatttgttttgcttttcttgtgctCCCTCCCCCGTTCAGGTGTTAAATTCAAAGGCTGTGTATTACAAAAAACAAGGTATTTTAGAGTAgactgtagattttttttttttctttctttttaaagcttgatACTAAAGACCTGTTTTTCAGAGGGTTTGGTGGATGTAATTTTGTATCATCAACCTGATGATAAAAAGAAGAATCGAGGATTCTGCTTCTTGGAGTATGAGGATCACAAGTCAGCAGCGCAAGCTCGCCGCCGCCTGATGAGTGGGAAAGTAAAAGTCTGGGGAAACGTTGTGACAGTGGAGTGGGCTGATCCAGTAGAGGAACCTGATCCAGAAGTCATGGCAAAGGTGAGTAAAAACTTAACGGGATGCTTTTGTGCATCTTCTTGGAAGGCATTTTTTTATACCATGGTGATAAAGATTTGTTCCTGCTGGGCAGTGCTAGTTTTGAGGCACAAAAAGCAGTTAGAGGGCCTTTTCGTAGTAAGCCATGGATACTGGCATGGTCTGAGCCCTGCAAATGAGTTGCCGTTGTAAGATGTTAGGAAGATGCTGTTGTAACCTACTGTTCACATTTAAACTAGTAGCATACAGGGTTATCCTACTGGCTTGGCACATCAGTCTGTTCATTATCTGCCTCTGCTGATAGTGATTACTAGGCCACTATTTTGTAAAACTGTTTTCCAGAGTGAGATGAAAGTTCAGCGTAGGGAATGATGTGCTCTTTATCCCTGTGTTTTGGGATAACTCTTTGCTGCTCTTGAAGTCTGTTACTAAATTTTTACTGGGATTTGTAGCATCCCAGAAGCAGAAAGTCAAAGTTGGATATTCTTCTGGTCATGGAAGGGAACTGTGGAAGGAGAGAAGTTGTAGAAACTTCGTACAGGTAActacaaggcttttttttttttttttttttttggtggaaacaGGTACAGAATTTATAAAGTTACCCAAAACTTCTTAATGCAGAGAAGAAGGGAATAACATCTTACTAGTTTATGTTAGTTTCCTTTGAGGTTTGACTTTTAAAGATGATAGctttcattctcattttttcaCCAGGTGAAAGTTTTATTTGTAAGAAACTTGGCCACTACTGTgacagaagaaattcttgagAAATCCTTTTCTGAATTTGGAAAGCTGGAAAGAGTAAAGAAGTTGAAGGATTACgcttttgttcattttgagGACAGAGGTGCAGCAGTGAAGGTAGGTTGATTATTCTTTCCTAGGTAAATTGATGTGAGCAGTTTATTTTGTACAAATGGTTTTAAGAAATGTCTTTACAGTAAGTATCTAGATAAGACAAT is a window from the Nyctibius grandis isolate bNycGra1 chromosome 24, bNycGra1.pri, whole genome shotgun sequence genome containing:
- the HNRNPR gene encoding heterogeneous nuclear ribonucleoprotein R isoform X2 encodes the protein MRRRRSARHLPSLLGPELRRAGPAPHNKMANQVNGNAVQLKEEEEPMDTSSVTHTEHYKTLIEAGLPQKVAERLDEIFQTGLVAYVDLDERAIDALREFNEEGALSVLQQFKESDLSHVQNKSAFLCGVMKTYRQREKQGSKVQESTKGPDEAKIKALLERTGYTLDVTTGQRKYGGPPPDTVYSGVQPGIGTEVFVGKIPRDLYEDELVPLFEKAGPIWDLRLMMDPLSGQNRGYAFITFCSKDAAQEAVKLCDNYEIRPGKHLGVCISVANNRLFVGSIPKNKTKENILEEFSKVTEGLVDVILYHQPDDKKKNRGFCFLEYEDHKSAAQARRRLMSGKVKVWGNVVTVEWADPVEEPDPEVMAKVKVLFVRNLATTVTEEILEKSFSEFGKLERVKKLKDYAFVHFEDRGAAVKAMNEMNGKEIEGEEIEIVLAKPPDKKRKERQAARQASRSTAYEDYYYYPPPRMPPPIRGRGRGGRGGYGYPPDYYGYEDYYDDYYGYDYHDYRGGYEDPYYGYDDGYAIRGRGGGGRGGRGAPPPPRGRGAPPPRGRAGYSQRGAPMGPPRGARGGRGGPAQQQRGRGARGARGNRGGNVGGKRKADGYNQPDSKRRQTNNQQNWGSQPIAQQPLQQGGDYAGNYGYNNDNQEFYQDTYGQQWK
- the HNRNPR gene encoding heterogeneous nuclear ribonucleoprotein R isoform X1; its protein translation is MRRRRSARHLPSLLGPELRRAGPAPQHNKMANQVNGNAVQLKEEEEPMDTSSVTHTEHYKTLIEAGLPQKVAERLDEIFQTGLVAYVDLDERAIDALREFNEEGALSVLQQFKESDLSHVQNKSAFLCGVMKTYRQREKQGSKVQESTKGPDEAKIKALLERTGYTLDVTTGQRKYGGPPPDTVYSGVQPGIGTEVFVGKIPRDLYEDELVPLFEKAGPIWDLRLMMDPLSGQNRGYAFITFCSKDAAQEAVKLCDNYEIRPGKHLGVCISVANNRLFVGSIPKNKTKENILEEFSKVTEGLVDVILYHQPDDKKKNRGFCFLEYEDHKSAAQARRRLMSGKVKVWGNVVTVEWADPVEEPDPEVMAKVKVLFVRNLATTVTEEILEKSFSEFGKLERVKKLKDYAFVHFEDRGAAVKAMNEMNGKEIEGEEIEIVLAKPPDKKRKERQAARQASRSTAYEDYYYYPPPRMPPPIRGRGRGGRGGYGYPPDYYGYEDYYDDYYGYDYHDYRGGYEDPYYGYDDGYAIRGRGGGGRGGRGAPPPPRGRGAPPPRGRAGYSQRGAPMGPPRGARGGRGGPAQQQRGRGARGARGNRGGNVGGKRKADGYNQPDSKRRQTNNQQNWGSQPIAQQPLQQGGDYAGNYGYNNDNQEFYQDTYGQQWK
- the HNRNPR gene encoding heterogeneous nuclear ribonucleoprotein R isoform X3; its protein translation is MRRRRSARHLPSLLGPELRRAGPAPNKSAFLCGVMKTYRQREKQGSKVQESTKGPDEAKIKALLERTGYTLDVTTGQRKYGGPPPDTVYSGVQPGIGTEVFVGKIPRDLYEDELVPLFEKAGPIWDLRLMMDPLSGQNRGYAFITFCSKDAAQEAVKLCDNYEIRPGKHLGVCISVANNRLFVGSIPKNKTKENILEEFSKVTEGLVDVILYHQPDDKKKNRGFCFLEYEDHKSAAQARRRLMSGKVKVWGNVVTVEWADPVEEPDPEVMAKVKVLFVRNLATTVTEEILEKSFSEFGKLERVKKLKDYAFVHFEDRGAAVKAMNEMNGKEIEGEEIEIVLAKPPDKKRKERQAARQASRSTAYEDYYYYPPPRMPPPIRGRGRGGRGGYGYPPDYYGYEDYYDDYYGYDYHDYRGGYEDPYYGYDDGYAIRGRGGGGRGGRGAPPPPRGRGAPPPRGRAGYSQRGAPMGPPRGARGGRGGPAQQQRGRGARGARGNRGGNVGGKRKADGYNQPDSKRRQTNNQQNWGSQPIAQQPLQQGGDYAGNYGYNNDNQEFYQDTYGQQWK
- the HNRNPR gene encoding heterogeneous nuclear ribonucleoprotein R isoform X4, translating into MKTYRQREKQGSKVQESTKGPDEAKIKALLERTGYTLDVTTGQRKYGGPPPDTVYSGVQPGIGTEVFVGKIPRDLYEDELVPLFEKAGPIWDLRLMMDPLSGQNRGYAFITFCSKDAAQEAVKLCDNYEIRPGKHLGVCISVANNRLFVGSIPKNKTKENILEEFSKVTEGLVDVILYHQPDDKKKNRGFCFLEYEDHKSAAQARRRLMSGKVKVWGNVVTVEWADPVEEPDPEVMAKVKVLFVRNLATTVTEEILEKSFSEFGKLERVKKLKDYAFVHFEDRGAAVKAMNEMNGKEIEGEEIEIVLAKPPDKKRKERQAARQASRSTAYEDYYYYPPPRMPPPIRGRGRGGRGGYGYPPDYYGYEDYYDDYYGYDYHDYRGGYEDPYYGYDDGYAIRGRGGGGRGGRGAPPPPRGRGAPPPRGRAGYSQRGAPMGPPRGARGGRGGPAQQQRGRGARGARGNRGGNVGGKRKADGYNQPDSKRRQTNNQQNWGSQPIAQQPLQQGGDYAGNYGYNNDNQEFYQDTYGQQWK